The following DNA comes from Castor canadensis chromosome 15, mCasCan1.hap1v2, whole genome shotgun sequence.
CTAAGGTCAGTGGGAGTCAGAAGCACAGTTTTACAATACTGATACAGGCAAGCATGTAGTCCCGCTACTCCTGAGGCAGGATAGAAGTAGGGAAAGCTCAGGACTCAAACGTAGGCTGCCCAGGGACGGGCCATACCACCCTCACCTGGCGGGAACCGCCCATGCCCCCTCCCCACTCACGGATTACTGGGTGAAAATCGTCAGGTTCCTCCCTTCCACAGTTTAGCATGAATTTGAAAAGTACCTAACGAGAAGTTCTCCCTCTCTCGGCCGGCAGGCTCCACCTACGCCctaccatgctcccttttgtatttccctttcctaacttctaataaactccctttacacccacgtgtccggCCATGCATTCCTCCCGctgggacaaagaatttggaaatctgatcagACTGCACCGGCGCCGTTAACAATAACAGTGACTAGGAAAGGCTAGCCATCAGAGTTCTCTGAGAACTGGAGGCAAATTCAGGGTGCGAAAGCTAGAGCTGAGGTCCGGGTCTCTACGGCGAAAGGGAGGCGCCGGGCACGGAAGCCGTGACCCAGGCCCCGAGGTAGGCTCCGCCACGGCCCCGGCGAGAGCAATCACCCAGCCGGCCAGAACGCTCGGAGCCGCTCTATGCGTTCGGAAAAGACGCGTGCCCCGGCGCCCAAGTACGGCCACACTGGGCACCTCTGTCCGAGCCCTAGAAGTCAGGCCATGATGCTGGCTGCACCCAGGATTCCAACCACGACCCCACCTTTCCAGCACACCCAACACCTCACCCGCCACAGGAACTACTCGGCTTGTTTCCGCCACCACCGCCATCTTGCAGCGGCCAGCGTGCGGGGGCGGAACCTCCGGAAGCCCGCAGAACGTGCCGGGGGAGCGGGGCCCGGGGCGGAACTGGAGGGCTCTTCTGTCCCACCCCGCGCGTTCCCACAGTACTCCGCGACAGCAAGTATGGAGGCCGGCGGACTTGCGGTGCTCCGCGTGAAACGGAAGCGCAGCGCAGAACCCGCGGAGGCTCTTGTGCTGGCGTGTAAACGCCTACGGAGCGCCGAGGTTGAGTCGGCTGCCCAGAAGGCGTCGGAGGATCTGGAGACAGCGGCGGAGAATAATGTCTTCCAGCTGGTGGCTACCGTGCGCTCTCAGGTATCGCGCAGGGATGGAGTTTGTGTGGAAGGGATCTTAGGGCTCTGCTGGAATGAAATCAGATCCCCTAACCCACTTGCAGGCCCTTGCTGACGCCGCCCgctctctcctgcctccccccAGGAGGAGCCAGTTCAGCAGCTCGTGCGGGCTGCTGTGCGCCCGTCCAGGGACAGCCAACAGCGCATTCGCCGCGACCTCCACGCCTCAGCTCGCGAGGTCCGAAAAGAAGGCCGCTACCGGGTGCTCTCCAACCGCCGATCTTCAGGGACCTCTAGCAGCTTGGAGTCTGAGTGTGCACCAAGGACCCCAGAAACTGCCAGGGACGCAAGCTTCCAGCTGTTGGACCTGGTCCACGAGGAAGGAGACCCAGAGGCCGCTGCCTCAGACACCAGGAAAGTGAGTAAGCACGCTTAGGTGAGCCCTGGGTGTCTCTGTACTGTAGTACCAGGAGTTAGCGCCCGACAGCAGCACTCAGCGTCACCTTAGGAATGGATGAGCCATCGGCGTTATGGCCTCATTTTACCATTTGGTTTACACTCGACGTATATACACTGAGCGCCTACAGTGTGCCAGATATTCTTAAATTCTGTAGATACAGCAGTGAGAAACTCACTCTATTCATATACAGGAAAGAAACATTAAACAAATTCAGTGTTAGATGGTAGTAAGGGTTGGGAGAGAGACAAAGCAAGGAAAGAGTAGTGGAACTTCTGTGCAATTCGCACTGAAAAAGACGTGAGTGAAGACTTGAAGGTGAGTGACAGCGACGGCGGAGATACCCCTTGGGGAGAGGCAGCTCAGGCAGAGGACCTCAAGGGTTTGCAAGATCAGTGTGGCTAGAGTTCAGTGAGATGGGAAAGAGTAGAGAATTGGGAGGGGCGCTTTCTAGACTATGTAGTTGGTTGTAAGGACATTGCCTTTCACCCTTACTGAAATATGGGGTTCATTGGAACAAAGCAAATGGGAAAACTGATCAAAAAGAGGGTAAGGGAGTAGGTCTGGGTACCATATCAAGTTTATGGTAGTTTTAGGTCTAGAATGTAGTGCTTTTTCTACTACATTGCATTATTAAGTTTTGTACCTACTTTGAAAGGACAAAGTCTGCTAGATGCATTAAAACCACATAGAAAATTCCCAGTGTATGGtatgccctcttttttttttttttttttcccttttgttggcactggggttgaactcagtgcttcaagcttgctgggcaggtgctcttaccgcttgaacCTCTTTGCCAGCCCCTGGTGTGCCCACTCTTGATAAACATTAAAAAGCACAACTTAGGGGATAGAGGCAAGAGTTTCAGGCCAGTtttgactacatagcaagaccctatcttaaaaaaagaagaaaaaacagtggggcactggtggctcacgcctattatcctagctactcaggaggcagagatcaggaggattgcactaGGAAGCCATCCTGGggaaagagttcacaagaccctacatCAATCGCTTCtgggccttttggctaagatcaagtgtagtatctgttcttatcagtttaatatctgatacaTCCTCTATCCAAGGATAacatattaaatggatttttggaacagggagatggaataggagcttgctcCGTCCACTCCACGCATCGACCTGGTATTGCAGTACCTCCAGGAAcagtgcaccaaaaaaaaagaaaaaaaaaaagaccctacatcgaaaaacacttcacaaaaataggggctggtggagtggttcgagGTGAAAAGTCCTGAGTtgaagcctcagtaccacaaaaaaaaaaaaaattctttaagtttaaaaattaaatttaaatcagAATTAATCAGCAAGCAAAGATTAGTCATGGTGCTAGTATGACCGGATAGTAATTTGGGCCTGATATCACCAAAATGAATTCCAGACTGATTTGTGATTTGCTttatgctggggatcaaacccaggaccttgggcatgctaggcaagtgttctacctgaCATATATAAGCAAAGATAGATACGCACTGgctgagctggaggtatggctcaagtgtaaagcgcctatctagcaagctaaccctggctgggtgtggtggtacatccctgtaatcctagctgggcaggaggtggaggtagatctgctgaggccagccctggacaaaaagtgggaggcccaaactgaaaaacaaagtacacaggactagaggtgtggctcaggtgatagagtgcttgaggccctgagtttaaattctagTACTCTGAAGATTTGCAATATGAGGCAATACTAGTGTTTAACAATAGAAAATGCTGTATGTTGGGCTAggagtatagcttagtggtaaaggGCCTACCTAATGTGCAGAAGGTCCAAGGTTCCTACCCTAGCACTCAACGTGCTATGTATAATATAACTGAAAATATGGATACGCATATACAtggacattaaaaatattttttccttcattaaagTAATGTATGCTGATATgggaaatgtgaaagaaaaaaaaaaacatagcaacATAAAAAGTGGAgtttgggggtatagctcagtggtaaaaagcttttgcctagcatgtacaggccctgggttcagtcctcaccACTGGAAAAAAAGGCAGGGGAGGCAGTCACCCACTTCTCCCCCAACCCAAAGGTAACTAGAGTAAAGCTGGTTTGTGTACTTCTGAGTGTAAGATTCAGTATGGCATTTTTCTGTATTACTTTGTAAATTTAATGGCTATGTTATTTGCTAGACTGGGGTGGACTATGAACAGGAGCTACATTTTCTTCTTAGCTTATAAATGACAGTATCAGTCTCCCCTTGTGTGCCTTGGGCTCCTTTCCTATGGTGTCTAGTTTGAGCAGTGCAGCCTCCTTTGATGAACCTGTTGAGGGGGCCGTCTAAAGCATACCCCTCCACCTCCCCGGTTTCCATACGGTCCTGTGCTACATGGCTCTGAATAACACATCCATTAGGCACTAGAGCACATCTTATGTACCTAGGCCAATTCTATTCTGGAACATTTTGTTTTCAAGCTATTTTTTCTAACAGAAAGATGATGAATCCAGTATGTGACTAAAAGCACAATGTCAGTATGGGGCAAGCCAAATGATGGCAGATTATAGTGGTTACCAGGAATTTTCCTATAGGCCTCTATAGGAGGCCCTATAAAATGCCAAGCTGTTTTGGGGTCAGCCATGAAGGTGCTGCTATGGGCCTACGGATCCCCAAGGAAAGAATATCATAGCAAAGGAACTTAAGCTCTGTGGAAGCAGGTCTGACTCAGAGCTTGGGCACAAGACTAACCAGCATGTTAGACTTCTCACTCCTCAGGACAGTCTTCCTGTGTTTTGTGTGTCGGTCATGCACACTACAGCAGAAATTATCTTGTAGGGTTCTATCTGAAAAGAACGACTACACAGTTttgatttcttaattttgttgttaACTAAGACCAGTAGTCCATGGGGATAAGAATATTGCATACAACATAGAAAACTATAGCAGGCTTTCCTTCACCCAGCTCTTGTGTTCTTCTCTTGAAACATCACGTTTTGAGTTGTGCATGTATCTGCTTTCTTTACAGCCATCTGACCCAGATGTGATCCTCTGCAATTCTGTAGAGTTGATCCGTGAACGATTGACAGTATCTGAGGATGGACCAGGAGTCGGGCAGTGGGAGGAACAGAAGCATGATGACTATGTGTATGACATTTATTACTTAGAGATGGCCACTCCAGGGTGGATTGAGAACATCCTCTCTGTGCAGCCCTACAGCCAGGAGTGGGAGCTGGTAAGGGGGTCCGTGAGGAGACGGGGCATGTGATAGCctataagctctttttttttttttgagtgggtggaatactggggtttgacctgaagtccattttgctctggttatgagccactggtgctcagccagTTGTTTCTCTTCTTAAGAGTGCTTTGCCTCCCTACACTCCACTGCTGATCAACATATTTCTTAGTTCTTGTTgttggtaaaataaataaataaatatatatatatatatatatatattctaaatgCCCTTTAGAAATGCCCTTTAGTGCAGGGAATTTTGAGAAAGATCATCTACATCATTGATCATTTATgttcttaataaatgttttacaaagtttactggggtttgagctcagggccacacatttgctaggcaggtgctctaccacatgagcccctccaccacccctgttttgtgttgggttttttcaggatagggtttcaagaactatttgcctgggcaggccttgagCCAATAGCTtgctggtctctgcctcctgagtaattaggatacaagcatgagctaccagcacccagctaagttCACAGTATCTTTGTAGCTACTGCTGTTGGGTAGAATCTGTGTAGAAGcttataacaaaataaagaaaaaagaaaagcagacatTTCTTAACATGAATaagaacaaaactttttttttttaattgtatcttaaaagaaaaaaccttGAATGGTAAAAGCCAGTATCCTAATTTTCTGATTTGACTAATGAGCAGTGAAGGTAGCACCTATCATGTTCACATTGGGAGAGAAACACTTTATCTTCCACCTGCACGAGAACCAGTTTTATAGTCAGGTACCCACTTTGGGCCACTGCATGGTCCCATCCTGTACCTCTTACTCTTGGATTTTAGTCCTGACATTTGGCATCATCCACACTCTCTCCCAAAATTTAAAAGATgccctttaaaaatttaaaaggtgatTGTGTTACCTTCTCAGATATCACTCTTCTCTACCCTTTATTCCCTTCTGTGGTAGTTGGAATGTGGTGCCTGTAACTGGACTATGAGTGGAGCAGGGTTCCTTCATCCTCTCATAGCCTAAGATTACCAATCTCATATTTAGCAGAGTTAAACTAATTCATAGTCTGTGTCTTTCACAGCATACTCAAGTTGGTTATGCTGTTAACTTCCCCCAAACAGCATAACTTGAGAAGTTTTGATTTAGATTCATGTTTGTGTTGAGATGTGCAGGTAAATGATGATCAGCAACCAGAAGACATttatgaagatgaagatgatgagAACAGTGAAAATAATTGGCGCAATGAGTACCCAGAGGAGGAGAGCAGTGATGGACATGAAGATTCCAGAGGTGAGTGGAAGCCCAGATAGGACAGGACTGACTGGTAGGATCCAAGACTGAGGTGAAGGAGTAATTGACTAGCTTTTCTTCTCTGTCATTGAGCAGTATTTCCAGAGGAACTGCTGTAGGCATAATGTCAGTCAAACCTGGACTCAGCTCCTTATTTGTCTTTGCCTACCCATGGGTCTCAGGCAAGTTACTTTGGTTTCTTGAGCCTCATTTTCCCCCTAACTTAAGTGGTTGGGATTAAGTAAAACCTCTAGCCCATTTACTCTCACTTTCCCTACTTTCATCAAGAGAGTAttaagctggctgtggtggtacaggcctataatcccaacacttggtaggctaaggcaggaggatttcaagttcaaggccagtctgggctacatggcaagaatctgtctcaaaaaaaggtgTAGGGGTTTGCCAGGAGTGGTAGGCCCAGGGTTGTCAAAAGTCAGTTCTCTAACCTCTAAAGAAACTGCTGCATTTCCAACTATTTAGAGAAAGATCCAACAGACATGGTACCtgggggaagaggaaaaaaagatgcCTTGGCAACACAGTTCCTTTGGTTACTGTGTTCTAAGTGTgcccaaaaaaataatttcttggtGCCTGATAATAAAGGAATAATTAAACAATGGCATACAACAAGTGCCATACCAAAGGGGGAAGCAAGCTGGGGGTatataactcagtagtagagtgcttgcctggtataCCTAAGACCATGGGTGAATCCCCAGGACCactacaacaaaaaaagtttcagattttgttgGTCAAAATTATAGGTGTGTGATaagcacctataatcccatcacttggaaggctaaagcaagaggatcatgagccTGGGTTGCatggcaagatcctgtctcaaaaaaataaggtGTGGGGATGTTAAGGGACTTGGTTTAGATGGTGAGAATATGactgtttttaaatatatctgcgtgtgtgtatatatatatatatttttttttttttttttttttttttttgcagtactagggtttgtttgaactcggggcctttgtacttgctaggcaagcaaaaaaacccacaactttTTGAGAAGGGAAGGGGCTCATGCAGCAGCCTGTAAAATCATACAGTAAATGTTCATTCCTGGTATCTCCTTGTAGACTCTGATGAATACAACAGCCTCAGTGAAGAGGAAAGAGGCAGCAGCAGGCAACAGGTATGGAGCAAGTATGCTTTGGATGTACAGAAGGAGTTTGGCTACGACAACCCCCACGATCTGGATTCAGACTGATGGTCTTGCAATGACCAAACGGTTCTTCCACAGGCTGTGAGGGTTCAGACTACAGTGTCAGGTGGCCTGGTGACATGCTCTTAGGATTCGTAACTGAACATGTAGAAGGAAAAAGCATGTCCAACAGTATTATCACAACACAGTGATAACTCGCTAAGAGAGCGAGTCTTCGATTCACAATAGGACTCATTTGCGTCAATCAGAAGTGTTCCTACAACTTGAAAGAAAATGCTGTAAAAATCCTTTTGCTTCCTGACCCAGGCATTTTTCCTGGCATCCCAGTTCTCATGTGCTGAagtccaaaggggaaaaaagtctccCGTTTCATCAACAGTAAGGCTATTCTTTCTGCTACCACCAGGTAAAGCCTGTCCCCTTTGTTAGAGATCTAGAAGAGCTATACTGGGTCACTTTGCAGCAGCGCAGCTTGGATAGCAACAGCAATTAGGGGAGGAACTAATTCTGTCTGAGCCATGGGAGGTTTTAGTGAacactcatctctgcctccctgctTGGGATTATGATAAAGATTACTGTAATTCTTTTTGGCAGTGGTGCCAAGGAATAATATGTATGAATGTGATACTCTTTAATAAAAACTGACGTAATATGGAAGCAAGCAATTCCTTTGAAACCTTTTAAATCTGAACATCTATTGTACTTCCCCTACTACATACGCACACAAGATTGAGACAGAAGTTCCAGAACTAACTTGAGACTTAAGGCAAGGGAGGACAAAGAAAGCATGTCCTGAACTTAGTTTTCTACTGAAAAATGTTTAGCATTCACCTCATGCACTGAAAACAAACTATAGTCTTCCCTTGGTATCTGTGGGTGATTGGTTCCACGACCTACTATGGACACCAAactccacagatgctcaagtcccaaaaatgacatagtatttgcatatagcaTATGTACAGCCTTCATATACTTTGTCATCTCCAGATTATTTGTGAAACCTAACATAAATGCTAGGCAAACAGTTGTTATACTGCATTGGAAAATGACAGTAAGTCTGGTACATGTTTAGTACAGGCAcaattttttcccaaatttttTGCTCCATAGTTGGTTAAATCCATGGATGTAGAACCTCCTGGATATGGAGGCTAATTGTACTATTACAGGATCTATTTTGTTACCAGAACTTATCTCTTATAAGCAAACTATCCCTACTCCTTTCCAAATCCCAACTACTTTTTTGTGAGGGTGCTGAACTcaagagcttcacacttgcaagttattttggagatggggtctcacccaCTAtttttggcctcaaactgtggtcctcccgatctcaacctcccaagtagctaggactatggacatgagccactgctgcctggctaAAAGACTTAACTCTTAAGTTGGCACTTACTCATCTATTATAGCACTGACCAAAAATTTTTACAGCAATGAATACATTATCTGCACTGTGCACATGTGGCTCTTGCAATATGATTAGTGCAACTGAGTTTAGTTTTACTTTAATTTAGCTACTATGGCTAGTAGTAAACAGCACAGGAAACAACACATAGAACCTTTGATTATATgtcctcttgccctgtgacagTTTTGTCTGACTCATTATCATCTGAAAAAGTGAATTACACAGGGAGATGCTGCCTTCTCACCTCTTGTATAATGTTATAAGTTTCTCTACTTCTGTACTATCTCTACCCATTCTTTCACTTTATGTCCATTTTGTAAGCCTTAATCTATATCAGCCTTATGTATGTAGAGTTGTTAAACCTGACAAAATGATTAAATTCAGTGTACTTAGGCCCTCTGTTGCAACTAATTAAATATAGTTTTCTAATTCTGAGGTTCACAAAGGCACAATTTGGTTGTAAGAAACAGGCAGCAACCTAAGTGTCCAATGCTAGTCATATTAGTCGTCTTCTGTAGACACAgagacaaagaattaaaaaccaCCCTTCTGTTATAATGTGCTCACTGCTGTGTATTATGTGTTCCATCAAATTTTGCCAACATGAAAGGTCTGACAAATTCACAAACTGTACCCTTTGCAAAAGGAGTCCAAACTACTGCAAAAAGGATTAGCACAGCAGGAGATGAGTTAAGGAGGCAAACAACAAAGACCTAGTGGAAATTAATTTTACCATGAAGCTTGAGTGCTATAGGGAGTCTGGCAACCCTTCCACAGAAGGGTTCCTTGGAGAAGTAAATCCAGCACAGCGGATGAATGCTGGCACAGATCAATAATGAGGATAACATGGCTCACTAAGCAAGTACTAGAGCACCTGGTGTGTAAGACCCTTGCTTCCCTCAGAAACCACTGGGAGGCAGTAAATTCTTGAGATTAGCTGGTTATTGGGTGAAGAACACTAAAGTCAGGGTCAGGGATCCTTAAGACAAACACATTCTGCTTAAAGAAATTAGCTCCAGAAGTCCTGGGATGGGTGCCAGCTTGGCTCAAACAGATGTTTATAGTTTATGTAAGTCAGCCTTTGCACAATATTCTTTGTCCTCAGGTAGGAATTTACTACACAAATCCCCAACAGTAGGAATGTCCACCATGTTCTCACAGATGCATGCTCTCAACCAAAGGCAAACGTGATATGCTCCTCTAAATCTTTATTGAGCAAGGATATTGACCAAGGTTACGACCTTGTCTGCAATGGGCCAGTTTGGTGAAGAATGATTAGAAGGGAAGATTGCCTCATAGTTCTTGTCTTTACTGTTGATCAGTTCAAAAAGCTAAGAATAATATGTCTATGGGGTGTGCCAAGTCAGCAGGTTCTCTTGAGACTATAATGACAGTGTCAGGAGGTATCCCAGAACAGTTGTACAATCCAGTGCATCCATCTTGCCCACAAAGGAAGACCCAAATTAGGCCAAACGTGCTGCTCTGGCCTGACAGCAACCCAGTCTAAGCACCAGAATTAGTTGCTTCCACTTTCACAGTTTGCTGAGGAGCCAGATTGAGGTTGAAGTAGCTTTTCTCCCAGAGTCTTCAATGATCTTCTCAGGGAGAAAATAGAAGTTCCACAAGTACCAAGCACTTCCTGAGACTGCAGTACCACCAGGCCTCAGGGACAAGGGAAGGCACGCAGAAGAGGAGTGCACTATCCCATGACCCACCAAGGCGGCTTGGAGTGTAAACAGCCTGGTGCCAGGGACAGAAGAGAGGATGTAATCTGGTGTGAGgttatcaggaaagaaaaaaaaaaaaaaattgaccacTTCCAGCACCAGGGTGGGCTTGCTTGGGTCTGCACAGCAGTCCCAAACACAGGTCCTTACACAGAACAAGCTATTTGGATCCATGAGATGCTCTCCAAGTCGCTGACAAAATTGATAGAATTCAGATGAGTCACCTGAATTCCGGAACATTTCAACTGTCTTAAAATTCATACCAGAAACCCAGAGATTTTCTTTCTATCAACTATAACAAAGACCTATggtctcaataaaataaaggattaTCCTTCAAAATAGCAGTAATACTAGGCTTCTGACTCATGAAGTTGTTCACCTGTCCTTGCTGGGTTTGAGCCAGGTGCTAGTAACATGTGATCTGAAGTTTAATAggtacatgattttaaaaatctttaaagttcACCTTCATGAGAAGATTGTGTGAAACTGAACATAAAATCCTTCAGAACCTGACCTTTGAGACATCTCTGGGGGCAGAGAGACTCAGTTTTAGgtactttgaatttttaaacataattgCTTATTACATCCTGTAGGCAAATGAACACAAATGTTTTGCTAGAATTGGTGTTGGTGTTCTGGattaaatatcaataaataatGGAATTTGGTGGCAGCGATGAAACATCCAGTTACCCACAGAGCTACTCCCAGTGATATTCTTCCCAGCACTTGCTTCAGGACTGCAGCCTCCTCTGATGCTCCATGGTTCCAGCTAGGAAGAGCACAGTTAGGTGGCCAAGACCAACTTGTTAAGGAGCCAGAGACTTGCCTCCATTCTTAAGAGTTTTGACAATAAATGCAAATATGATTGGAGTGAAGTCAATCAGACAGTCAAGACCTCCTCAGGGAGATGTATAGTTTGT
Coding sequences within:
- the Slc7a6os gene encoding probable RNA polymerase II nuclear localization protein SLC7A6OS produces the protein MEAGGLAVLRVKRKRSAEPAEALVLACKRLRSAEVESAAQKASEDLETAAENNVFQLVATVRSQEEPVQQLVRAAVRPSRDSQQRIRRDLHASAREVRKEGRYRVLSNRRSSGTSSSLESECAPRTPETARDASFQLLDLVHEEGDPEAAASDTRKPSDPDVILCNSVELIRERLTVSEDGPGVGQWEEQKHDDYVYDIYYLEMATPGWIENILSVQPYSQEWELVNDDQQPEDIYEDEDDENSENNWRNEYPEEESSDGHEDSRDSDEYNSLSEEERGSSRQQVWSKYALDVQKEFGYDNPHDLDSD